A single window of Solanum dulcamara chromosome 5, daSolDulc1.2, whole genome shotgun sequence DNA harbors:
- the LOC129889308 gene encoding protein RRC1-like isoform X1: MAGGNSKDEGSGLKKGSRYVPSFLPPPMATKGRDHEKKQEDKLREKEKGKARNIDNFMEELKHEQEMRERRNQDREQWRDCHTENSAPSSRFDELPEDFDPSGRPGSFDDGDPQTTNLYVGNLAPQTKTEAS, from the exons ATGGCAGGTGGAAATTCTAAAGATGAGGGGTCAGGTTTAAAGAAGGGAAGTAG GTATGTGCCTTCTTTCTTACCACCTCCTATGGCAACTAAGGGCAGAGATCATGAGAAGAAG CAGGAGGACAAGCTGAGGGAAAAAGAGAAAGGCAAGGCTAGGAACATTGATAATTTCATGGAGGAACTGAAACACGAACAAGAAATGAGGGAAAGGCGTAACCAAGACCGTGAACAGTGGCGTGATTGTCATACTGAAAATTCTGCT CCATCTAGTCGGTTTGATGAACTGCCTGAGGACTTTGATCCTAGTGGAAGGCCTGGATCATTTGATGATGGAGACCCACAAACGACAAATCTCTACGTAGGAAATCTAGCACCTCAG ACAAAAACTGAGGCGTCTTGA
- the LOC129889308 gene encoding protein RRC1-like isoform X2, whose translation MAGGNSKDEGSGLKKGSRYVPSFLPPPMATKGRDHEKKEDKLREKEKGKARNIDNFMEELKHEQEMRERRNQDREQWRDCHTENSAPSSRFDELPEDFDPSGRPGSFDDGDPQTTNLYVGNLAPQTKTEAS comes from the exons ATGGCAGGTGGAAATTCTAAAGATGAGGGGTCAGGTTTAAAGAAGGGAAGTAG GTATGTGCCTTCTTTCTTACCACCTCCTATGGCAACTAAGGGCAGAGATCATGAGAAGAAG GAGGACAAGCTGAGGGAAAAAGAGAAAGGCAAGGCTAGGAACATTGATAATTTCATGGAGGAACTGAAACACGAACAAGAAATGAGGGAAAGGCGTAACCAAGACCGTGAACAGTGGCGTGATTGTCATACTGAAAATTCTGCT CCATCTAGTCGGTTTGATGAACTGCCTGAGGACTTTGATCCTAGTGGAAGGCCTGGATCATTTGATGATGGAGACCCACAAACGACAAATCTCTACGTAGGAAATCTAGCACCTCAG ACAAAAACTGAGGCGTCTTGA